The Bacilli bacterium sequence GTTTTCCCCGCGCCGACAAAGCCGGTCACGCCGACGATTTCCCCTTCGCGCACGCGGAGTCCGACGTGTTTCACCTTGTTTCCGCGCGTCAACCCTTCCGCTTCCAAAAGCAGTTTTCCCGGCGGCACGGTGATTTTCGGAAATTCTTCCTGCAACGGCTTGCCCAGCATCAATTCCACGATCTCGGGCACATTCGTCATGGCCGTTTGCTTGGTGGCGACCCGTTTGCCGTCGCGCATCACCGTGATGCGGTCGCTTATTTGAAATACTTCAGCCAGCCTGTGGGAAATGAAAATGCAGCCTACGCCGGCGTCTTTCAATTGCGCCATGACATTGAACAGGCGGTTCGTTTCTTCGACGCCAAGCGGCGCTGTCGGCTCGTCAAAAATGATAAATTTGGCTTTTTGCAAAAGTGCACGCGCGATGACAACCATTTGCTTCTCGGCCAACGACAGCCCGCGCACAGTGCGCGCAATATCGAGCGGAAATTCCAGCCGGGCAAGTACGGACTGCGCCTCGCGCTTCAATTTGCGCCAACGGAGCCACTGCCCTTTATGGGGATCGGCCATTTGATCCAACACGATATTTTCGCCGACTGAAAGATCGGGCACCAGCACGGCGTCGACCTCTTGATAAACGCAATGAATCCCGTGCTTGATCGCGTCAGCCGGGTTTTGAATCTCCAAACGTTTTTGCGCGATTTCAATCGTTCCTTCGTCTGGCAAATAGGCGCCTGTCAGCACCTTCATAAGCGTACTTTTCCCGGCGCCGTTTGCGCCCAATAACGCGTGGATTTCGCCGCCTAGGGCAGCGAAATCCACGCCATCCAACGCTTTGACGCCGGGAAAAGACAGGGAGACATGCCTCATATTGAGTTCGGTTGCCATGTTTACAACCCCTTCCCGCCGCTTGCATTCCTTATTTCTTTAAATATTCGTCCATCCAATCCGCATATCCCTGGTTGCTGCTTCCCCAGCCTTTCACATATTGGGCCAGTTCGGACGTATTGATTTGCTTGTCCGGCAAATCTTCCCGTTGCACAAATACAGGCTCAAGCACAATCGTGTCCGGCACTTGGTCGCCGTGGAATCGTTGATACAGGAAACGCACCTGAACGCGCCCGATGTCTTTCGGGTCTACGGCCGCGGAGGCAATCCACGGATTGGAATCATCCTGAATCATTTGCAGGTCTTCATCGCTCATGTCGATGCCGTACAGCTTGATTTCCGTTCTGCCGGCTTGCTGAATCGCTCTGGCCGCGCCTTTGGCAAACTCATCCCAAGCCGCCCAAACAGCGGAAATCTGGCCTTTCGGATATTGTTTCAAAATGGCTTCCATTTGCGCTTGCGTATCAAGCGCGGTATTGGCGGTCGCTGCGCCGAAACTGGCGATTTCCTTGATGTCCGGGTATTTTTTCAAGAATGCTTCATACGCGATTTGCCGGCGTTCCATCGGGGCAAAACCCGCCACCCATATTTTCACGATGTTTCCTTGGCCGTTGATATCTTTCGCCAATCGCTCAAGCGTCATTTCCGCCATCTTCTGGTCGGCTTGCTCCAACGTCGTAACCCCGGCCAATTGCAAAGTCGAATCGAAGGCAATAACCGGAATGCCTTTGTCAACCGCTTTTTGCGCGCCTGCCTGCAACGCTTCCGCGGTTCCATGGTCCAGCAGGATGCCGTCGACATGCTGGTTCACCGCGGCATCGAGGTTCGACGCCATTTTGCCCAAATCGCCGTCCGAAGCCATGACGGTTACTTCTCCGCCGAAAGCTTCAACTTCCGATCGCACACCATCTATGTATTGAGCTGAAAATGTTCCAAGATTTTGCTGCATGACAAGCGCAATTTTTTTACCGGCAAGCGGTAAACTGTTGCCCGCATCGTTGTCCTGGCCGTTTTGGCCGGTTGCGTCGTTGCCGCCGTTTGCGCCGCAGCCCGCAACGATTGCCAACACGAGCACAAGTGTCATGATTAAGCTGAACATGCGTGATAATTTTTTCATTTGTAAAACCCTCCTATGTAAATTCATTTACTTGGGTTAACGGTTAAAAAAATTTCGCCATTTAAGCCGTTAAAACTCTATATCGCGTACGCGTGCCGGGTCTACCTTCCCGAGAGCCAGCCATTCCGCATCGTCAGGCTCCGGCGTCATGCGAACTTCGTCGTATTCCAGGGCAAAACCGGTGTTTGCCTTAACTTCATCCAAAGAGGAATAGGGATGAATGCTATCGAGCACCAAGCGGCCTTGCGTTTTCTTGAATACCGCAAGCGGCGTTACAACATAACGAACATTGCCGGTTGACGTGACAAAATCGCACTTTTCGACAAATGTGCGTCGATCATGTTTCGTCCGCCACAAAATGGAGCTTTTGGCGGTCGGAATAATGACCGCGCTGCCGGCGCCTCCGGGCAGCCTTACTTTCGGCCGGTTATATGGGCCGATGACGCTGTTGTTGACTTGTCCAAACCGGTCGATTTGCGCGCCGCTCAAAAAAGCGACGTCCAGTTTTCCACGGGCGCACAAATCAAATATGTCCGTCAAAGGAAAATGGGACCGCGTTCCTTTCAGCAGTTCATGTCCGACCGTCGACTTTGGCAGCTTGGCCGGGCGCGGATTCACGCTCCCGGAAATATTCAAATACACGAGATTTGGCGCATGGAGCTCCTTGGCGAGCAAAATGGCGACCATCGGCAGCGGCGACGATAATCCGTGAAACACGGTTTGCTTATCCTGCAGCAATCTCGCCAAACAAACCGCCATCATATCGGCTGGCGTCAATTTAGCCAAGCCTACCACCTCCTTTCGCCGAAGGCGGTTTTCAAGCCCCGGTCTTTTTTGGCGCTTGCGGCGACGTATTCGGCAATTTCCCGCGGCTCGCGGCATTGCAAAAAGCGGGCGATTTCGTTTTTGTCATACGGGTATAAGCCAGGGCAACTGGCCGGCAACGCCCCCTTCGGGCTGTGGACGACGGCATGCACCAAAAACCCGGGGATGTCCGTCCGCTCCGGCTGCTGCTCGAATGAATGCGAGCCGATGATTTTTTCCGCCGTTATGATGACTCGTTTCGCCGCTTTCGCCATCAGCACATCTTCAAATTTTTGCCCATAAATCCGGGAATTGCCCCATTTATCCGCCTCATGCACATGAATGACCGCCCAATCCGGTTCGATTTTGGGGATCGCCACGTATGTTTCGCCGGTATACGGATCGGCGACCTGACGAAATCCCCGCTGCGCGGGCAGATCGCTTCCCTGCAAGCCGTTCACCGGCAAAAATGATACGCCGTAACTGGCCGCGCGCAGCGAAGTAATCACCGTGTAGCAGGCGTGCTCTTTCGCCTCGACCAAACCTTGTTCAACCCGTTTGCGGTAATGCGGGCACAGGCCGAATTCATTTTCATAGCCGACAAATCCCGCGGAAACCGCGCGCAGGC is a genomic window containing:
- a CDS encoding sugar ABC transporter ATP-binding protein — protein: MATELNMRHVSLSFPGVKALDGVDFAALGGEIHALLGANGAGKSTLMKVLTGAYLPDEGTIEIAQKRLEIQNPADAIKHGIHCVYQEVDAVLVPDLSVGENIVLDQMADPHKGQWLRWRKLKREAQSVLARLEFPLDIARTVRGLSLAEKQMVVIARALLQKAKFIIFDEPTAPLGVEETNRLFNVMAQLKDAGVGCIFISHRLAEVFQISDRITVMRDGKRVATKQTAMTNVPEIVELMLGKPLQEEFPKITVPPGKLLLEAEGLTRGNKVKHVGLRVREGEIVGVTGFVGAGKTELSRLLFGADRLEKGTIYMKGKPLKLAHPDQAVRAGIVLVPEERRKQGILIAESVARNLSLLTLRRLSRFGFVRRKLEETHAEAVVRDLGIKTPHVRQTVAFLSGGNQQKVAVGKWLPTEAEVYLFDEPTKGVDIGAKSDIFRLIGQLAQKGKGIIYFSSEFEEILGIADRILVMCNGEIVKELSREEATSDLLLLYACGEGRTEE
- a CDS encoding sugar ABC transporter substrate-binding protein, whose protein sequence is MKKLSRMFSLIMTLVLVLAIVAGCGANGGNDATGQNGQDNDAGNSLPLAGKKIALVMQQNLGTFSAQYIDGVRSEVEAFGGEVTVMASDGDLGKMASNLDAAVNQHVDGILLDHGTAEALQAGAQKAVDKGIPVIAFDSTLQLAGVTTLEQADQKMAEMTLERLAKDINGQGNIVKIWVAGFAPMERRQIAYEAFLKKYPDIKEIASFGAATANTALDTQAQMEAILKQYPKGQISAVWAAWDEFAKGAARAIQQAGRTEIKLYGIDMSDEDLQMIQDDSNPWIASAAVDPKDIGRVQVRFLYQRFHGDQVPDTIVLEPVFVQREDLPDKQINTSELAQYVKGWGSSNQGYADWMDEYLKK
- a CDS encoding CoA-transferase — encoded protein: MAKLTPADMMAVCLARLLQDKQTVFHGLSSPLPMVAILLAKELHAPNLVYLNISGSVNPRPAKLPKSTVGHELLKGTRSHFPLTDIFDLCARGKLDVAFLSGAQIDRFGQVNNSVIGPYNRPKVRLPGGAGSAVIIPTAKSSILWRTKHDRRTFVEKCDFVTSTGNVRYVVTPLAVFKKTQGRLVLDSIHPYSSLDEVKANTGFALEYDEVRMTPEPDDAEWLALGKVDPARVRDIEF
- a CDS encoding CoA-transferase, whose product is MLKESGQNNKLISLEEAAALVQDGDILALGGNVLHRSPSAFVRELARQGKKKLEVVKTAGAYDIDLLAAAGCLRAVSAGFVGYENEFGLCPHYRKRVEQGLVEAKEHACYTVITSLRAASYGVSFLPVNGLQGSDLPAQRGFRQVADPYTGETYVAIPKIEPDWAVIHVHEADKWGNSRIYGQKFEDVLMAKAAKRVIITAEKIIGSHSFEQQPERTDIPGFLVHAVVHSPKGALPASCPGLYPYDKNEIARFLQCREPREIAEYVAASAKKDRGLKTAFGERRW